One stretch of Eggerthella lenta DSM 2243 DNA includes these proteins:
- a CDS encoding helix-turn-helix transcriptional regulator, which yields MEPVNPKRVFPTAAEITVGAALGCNIAWVSMSFKSMSLFASYHHGESLLDTTYLISIIAVTLTLALAGIADRATGRFLKSKLSLYLLPFGVCASTLLMPLAGFEGIAGTAFVSLAGVLSGVFSGLFLIRFGMSFSLLPMRAIVTGAASAHILSTLLFALFLLFSPFEACVFAASMPLIAAVLLEFGMKNIGLAPQEAPCPLDQQTPIEDPLERRDWAHLVTRLGLCALLVGFANEAVRTLYIQMGIASVGGTVYAFTQALVAFGVTAGAIAIALILLNSRSERMAKNCYHAIVVFLVIGALLLPLPLVYPDSSAYLPYAANAAAYQCFSLFMWVIVTGICNRYASVRIRTFSFARAAWAVGPLLGMLLGRFVLHQHGIQLASAFPIMLVSALVILLVSSAVFTESDLLKAMDIIPLERKRRFQEKCLKVVDRYGLTERETEILIMFAKGRNLPYVQDQLCLSKSTVSTHRQHIYQKLGIHSQQELINLVQEID from the coding sequence CCAACAGCTGCAGAAATCACCGTAGGAGCAGCGCTGGGCTGCAACATCGCCTGGGTGTCGATGAGCTTCAAGAGCATGAGCCTGTTCGCAAGCTACCATCACGGCGAAAGCCTGCTCGATACCACCTACCTGATATCCATCATCGCCGTCACGTTGACGCTTGCGCTTGCCGGTATAGCCGACAGGGCTACGGGACGTTTCTTGAAATCCAAGCTGTCGCTTTACCTGCTCCCTTTCGGCGTGTGCGCGTCCACGCTGCTTATGCCGCTTGCGGGGTTCGAGGGAATCGCGGGCACCGCGTTCGTGAGCTTGGCGGGCGTTTTGTCGGGCGTGTTTTCGGGACTGTTCCTCATCAGATTCGGCATGAGCTTCAGCCTCCTGCCCATGCGCGCCATCGTGACGGGCGCCGCATCGGCCCACATCCTGTCGACGCTTCTTTTCGCCCTGTTCTTGCTGTTCTCGCCTTTCGAGGCATGCGTGTTTGCCGCCAGCATGCCCCTGATCGCAGCCGTATTGCTCGAGTTCGGCATGAAGAACATCGGGTTGGCGCCGCAGGAGGCGCCATGCCCGCTCGACCAGCAGACGCCCATCGAAGACCCGCTCGAGCGACGCGACTGGGCCCACCTCGTCACGAGGCTCGGGCTGTGCGCCCTTTTGGTGGGATTCGCGAACGAGGCCGTCCGAACCCTCTACATACAAATGGGCATCGCGAGCGTCGGAGGCACCGTCTACGCGTTCACCCAGGCCCTTGTCGCATTCGGAGTGACCGCCGGAGCGATCGCCATCGCGCTCATCCTTCTCAACTCAAGATCCGAGCGCATGGCGAAAAACTGCTACCACGCGATCGTCGTGTTCCTCGTCATCGGCGCGCTTCTGCTGCCGCTGCCTCTCGTATACCCCGATTCGTCGGCCTACCTTCCCTACGCCGCGAATGCGGCCGCCTACCAATGCTTCAGCTTGTTTATGTGGGTCATCGTGACGGGCATATGCAATCGATACGCGTCGGTCAGGATACGCACGTTTTCATTCGCGCGTGCCGCATGGGCGGTCGGACCGCTGCTGGGCATGCTGCTGGGCCGGTTCGTGCTTCACCAGCACGGCATCCAGCTTGCTTCAGCTTTTCCCATCATGCTGGTTTCGGCTTTGGTCATTCTGCTGGTGAGCAGCGCCGTGTTCACCGAATCGGATCTGCTGAAAGCGATGGACATCATTCCGCTTGAACGCAAGCGCCGCTTCCAGGAAAAATGCCTGAAGGTGGTCGATCGGTACGGTCTGACCGAACGCGAAACCGAGATTCTCATCATGTTCGCGAAGGGACGCAACCTGCCGTACGTGCAAGACCAGCTATGCCTGTCGAAGAGCACGGTTTCCACCCATCGCCAGCACATCTACCAAAAGCTGGGGATTCACTCCCAGCAAGAGCTGATCAACCTCGTGCAAGAAATCGACTGA